In Odocoileus virginianus isolate 20LAN1187 ecotype Illinois chromosome 5, Ovbor_1.2, whole genome shotgun sequence, a single window of DNA contains:
- the C5H1orf52 gene encoding UPF0690 protein C1orf52 homolog gives MAAEEKDPLSYFAAYGSSSSGSSDEEDNSEPEETSRKAQDPAKSAGGYGNKAEKRLPGPDELFRSVTRPAFLYNPLNKQIDWERHVVKAPEEPPKEFKIWKSNYVPPPETYSTEKKPPPPELDMAIKWSNIYEDNGDDAPQNAKKARLLPEGEETVESDDEKDEHTSKKRKIEVGEPTKKKK, from the exons ATGGCAGCGGAGGAGAAGGATCCTCTGAGCTATTTCGCGGCTTACGGGAGCAGCAGCTCAGGCTCCTCGGACGAGGAGGATAACAGCGAGCCGGAGGAGACAAGTCGTAAGGCCCAAGATCCAGCGAAGTCGGCCGGCGGCTATGGGAACAAGGCGGAGAAGCGGCTGCCTGGACCAGACGAGCTGTTCCGGAGCGTGACTCGCCCGGCCTTTCTTTACAATCCGCTCAACAAACAGATAGACTGGGAGAGGCACGTCGTCAAAGCTCCAGAGGAG CCTCCAAAGGAATTCAAAATATGGAAGTCAAACTATGTACCACCTCCGGAGACCTACTCTACAGAGAAGAAACCTCCCCCTCCAGAGCTggatatggcaataaaatggtcTAACATATATGAGGACAATGGTGATGATGCCCCACAGAATGCTAAGAAAGCTAGGCTTCTGCCAGAAGGGGAGGAGACAGTGGAATCAG atgatgaaaaagATGAGCATACTTCTAAAAAGCGCAAAATAGAAGTGGGAGAaccaacaaagaagaaaaaatag